In Mercenaria mercenaria strain notata chromosome 13, MADL_Memer_1, whole genome shotgun sequence, a single window of DNA contains:
- the LOC128545892 gene encoding uncharacterized protein LOC128545892, protein MFRAHENIVSMSETLSKALSDRGVDESIVLKRRRAALLEENMETISSQLQNLNFTAYHFGSQSEGTTIMDLNSDSDILICVNDFNVIQDISDWKPDVKTLMMIQDDTVSPGYCLLQPLGELPNCTNHLRERKGKILLKNKYLADAGLRNALYEGQIIHGPAITLQNQPGLNDHDFVYVFPCKSWPLQARQWLDWQGVGQWPSADMRRYCGSTGCFLVGTGSKGSEHEELEWRISTSLAERRLMFSLNITQIRCYVLMKMILKRFIKPYFKDTISSFMCKTVMFHCIANTHSNIWRENNLYGCLSLCLFVLHHCILNENCPHFIIPGNNLMKGKIPHTDKPYILQKIRDNLAHWWIIPPRNVGDVLSGQILKPLTCSIEHVNRSFLNLFIYKNSSNEEVVQTLQKYITKLAVLNQREGVDKTACRLLEQRFCTSLGTVLASQSIQLDNTVSEEALTWISLGLNTDVSSSKLKLASIYYCIGDTHKTEITLRNIERSYDLNTVEPICGCHFYNTEALRKGFFEKANDHSYEEAMQHITALCVKFLPYEIKCAPHELQYEMYRSTKADLAFRPPDENWIKWAVVDSLPYLYFLQYKTYKSLGKQDEKKRALSNLLKTTDREPNLGHKETALNLLGQCMEQEDRATDALHCYSKSLNLRKNYNAAKIHICRLLSSLLTNK, encoded by the coding sequence atgtttcgaGCACATGAGAACATTGTGTCAATGTCAGAAACACTGTCAAAGGCTCTTTCTGATAGAGGAGTTGACGAGAGTATTGTACTTAAGAGAAGAAGAGCAGCATTACTGgaagaaaatatggaaacaatATCATCACAACTAcagaatttaaattttacagCATACCACTTTGGCAGCCAGTCAGAGGGCACGACAATAATGGATCTTAATTCAGACAGTGACATACTAATATGTGTCAATGACTTTAATGTGATCCAAGATATAAGTGACTGGAAACCTGATGTAAAAACTTTAATGATGATCCAGGATGATACTGTATCACCTGGCTATTGCCTTCTGCAACCTCTCGGAGAACTTCCGAATTGTACTAATCATTTAAGggaaagaaaaggaaaaatacTGCTAAAGAACAAATATTTGGCTGACGCAGGTTTACGAAATGCTCTCTATGAAGGACAAATAATACATGGACCAGCAATCACATTACAAAATCAACCTGGGTTAAACGATCATGACTTTGTTTATGTTTTCCCGTGTAAGTCCTGGCCTCTTCAAGCAAGGCAGTGGTTAGACTGGCAAGGTGTTGGTCAGTGGCCTTCAGCTGACATGAGAAGATACTGTGGCAGTACTGGATGTTTCCTTGTTGGTACTGGAAGCAAGGGCAGTGAACATGAGGAActtgaatggagaatatcaaCATCTCTAGCAGAAAGACGCTTGATGTTCAGTCTCAATATTACACAGATTCGATGTTACGTCTTGATGAAGATGATACTGAAACGCTTTATAAAGCCATACTTTAAAGATACCATTTCcagtttcatgtgtaaaacagttaTGTTTCACTGTATTGCAAATACACATTCAAACATCTGGAGAGAAAATAACCTATATGGGTGTCTGTCATTATGTTTATTTGTCCTACACCactgtattttgaatgaaaattgtcCACACTTTATCATACCTGGAAACAATTTGATGAAAGGGAAAATACCACACACAGATAAACCATACATTCTGCAAAAAATACGTGATAATTTAGCTCATTGGTGGATAATACCACCGAGAAATGTAGGTGATGTGCTTTCCGGACAAATATTAAAGCCACTTACATGCAGCATTGAACATGTCAATAGGTCttttctaaatttattcatttacaaaaacaGTAGTAATGAAGAAGTTGTACAAACACTGCAGAAGTATATTACCAAATTAGCTGTTTTAAATCAGCGTGAAGGAGTGGACAAAACAGCATGCCGTCTTCTTGAACAACGTTTCTGTACATCCTTAGGAACAGTCCTAGCATCCCAAAGCATTCAGTTGGACAATACAGTATCAGAAGAAGCTCTCACCTGGATCTCCTTGGGTTTGAACACAGATGTTTCATCTAGTAAACTGAAGCTAGCATCAATTTACTATTGTATAGGGGATACTCATAAAACAGAAATTACTCTCAGGAATATTGAAAGAAGCTATGACCTAAACACTGTTGAACCTATCTGTGGTTGCCATTTTTACAACACTGAAGCTCTAAGAAAAGGATTTTTTGAAAAAGCTAATGATCATAGCTATGAAGAAGCTATGCAGCACATTACAGCACTCTGTGTTAAATTTCTgccatatgaaataaaatgtgctCCACATGAACTACAGTACGAAATGTATAGATCCACAAAAGCTGATCTAGCATTCAGACCCCCAGATGAAAACTGGATAAAATGGGCAGTGGTTGATTCTCTCCCTTACCTCTACTTTCTACAGTACAAGACCTATAAAAGTCTTGGGAAACAAGATGAAAAGAAAAGAGCGCTGTCTAACCTTCTCAAGACAACTGACCGAGAACCAAATCTTGGACACAAGGAAACAGCCTTAAATTTACTTGGACAATGCATGGAACAAGAGGACAGGGCTACAGATGCTTTGCACTGCTATTCAAAATCCTTAAACCTAAGGAAGAATTACAACGCAGCAAAGATCCATATCTGTAGACTTTTATCAAGTTTACTAACAAACAAGTAG
- the LOC128547708 gene encoding ribitol-5-phosphate xylosyltransferase 1-like: FRFRTGPGVIPEHVPKDTENLLLILNGREPDKVQFAETWLKSLHNLSQLRNVGLVLLGNEQCNNSWLHNYMHYNGGLVKFVFLVYDSPEIDNVNFYQWPLGVATYRDFPTVDSSKLPVHIRRQYSCNFFGTIYKNSSRETLMKILEGDFFREKCLIKARRQWLPLETDETREQFIQALSQSDLTLNPVGVNTECYRIYEAITYGSIPVVEDIMTPGNCGKSKNSNTFPLRLLKEMDAPIIYIKDWSELTKILENEKKLRHSEVVKRRRNILLWYESFKSKMRQKLIGAINRHFFGLNR, translated from the exons TTCAGATTCCGAACTGGTCCTGGTGTAATTCCGGAACATGTGCCAAAAGATACAGAGAACCTGTTGCTCATACTGAATGGCCGGGAACCAGATAAAGTTCAGTTTGCTGAAACCTGGCTCAAATCCCTGCATAATCTGTCTCAGCTGCGTAATGTTGGCCTGGTGTTGCTAGGCAACGAACAGTGCAATAATTCCTGGCTTCACAATTACATGCACTATAATGGCGGACTGGTGAAATTTGTGTTCTTGGTGTACGACAGTCCTGAAATAGACAACGTAAATTTCTACCAATGGCCATTAGGGGTTGCCAC GTACAGAGACTTTCCAACTGTAGACAGCTCCAAGCTACCTGTACATATCCGTAGACAATATTCCTGCAACTTTTTTGGGACCATTTACAAAAATTCATCACGAGaaactttaatgaaaattttagaGGGAGATTTCTTCAGAGAAAAATGTTTGATCAAGGCTAGAAGACA GTGGTTGCCCCTGGAGACAGACGAGACAAGGGAGCAGTTCATACAAGCATTATCTCAGAGCGATCTCACACTAAACCCGGTTGGTGTAAACACGGAGTGCTACAGAATATACGAGGCTATAACATATGGTTCCATTCCAGTTGTGGAGGACATCATGACCCCTGGCAATTGTGGGAAATCTAAAAACTCAAATACATTTCCTTTGCGTCTGCTCAAAGAAATGGATGCACCAATTATTTATATCAAAGACTGGTCAGAATTGactaaaattttagaaaatgagAAAAAGTTGCGACATAGTGAAGTAGTGAAAAGGAGGAGAAATATATTACTATGGTAtgaaagttttaaatctaaaatgcGACAAAAACTGATTGGAGCTATTAACAGACATTTCTTTGGCCTAAACAGATAA